In the Arcobacter sp. F155 genome, one interval contains:
- a CDS encoding flavodoxin, which produces MKNIAIFYASNTGNTKEIAKQISKSLDGIKEYDLKVTGCEYMQDYENIILGVSTWEEGRMQDDWEKVWNQFSKINFKNKKVAIFGLGNQKKYKNNFLDAMGKIYLQLIKANAQVIGFTSTLGYEFEKSDAVIKNSFVGLALDIENDENYSEKIEDWTKVLKNEFK; this is translated from the coding sequence ATGAAAAATATAGCAATTTTTTATGCTAGCAATACGGGTAATACAAAAGAGATTGCAAAGCAGATTTCAAAAAGTTTAGATGGTATAAAAGAGTATGATCTAAAAGTTACAGGTTGCGAATATATGCAAGACTATGAAAATATAATCCTTGGTGTATCCACTTGGGAAGAAGGTAGAATGCAAGATGACTGGGAAAAGGTCTGGAATCAGTTTTCAAAAATAAATTTTAAAAATAAAAAAGTTGCAATATTTGGCTTAGGAAATCAAAAAAAATATAAAAATAATTTTCTAGATGCCATGGGTAAAATTTATTTACAACTTATTAAAGCAAATGCTCAAGTTATAGGTTTTACTTCTACTTTAGGATATGAATTTGAAAAATCAGATGCAGTTATTAAAAACTCTTTTGTAGGATTAGCACTTGATATTGAAAATGATGAAAATTATTCAGAAAAAATAGAGGATTGGACGAAAGTTTTAAAAAATGAGTTTAAATAG
- a CDS encoding Fur family transcriptional regulator yields the protein MADSNEVIDELKKIVKQKGLKYTEQREIVLNVLLHADDHLTAEEIYNLIKTTNPDSNIGIATVYRALSFLEEVNLIASINFGVDGKKYESNKKEHHDHLICTSCGKIIEFLDDEIEKRQDRIAKKNKFKITSHSMQLYGTCPDCQE from the coding sequence ATGGCAGATAGCAATGAAGTAATTGATGAACTGAAAAAAATTGTTAAACAAAAAGGTTTAAAATATACAGAGCAAAGAGAAATTGTTCTAAATGTTTTACTTCACGCTGATGACCACTTAACTGCTGAGGAAATTTATAATCTGATTAAAACAACTAATCCAGACTCTAATATAGGTATTGCTACTGTTTATAGAGCACTAAGTTTTCTAGAAGAAGTTAATTTAATTGCATCAATTAATTTTGGTGTAGATGGTAAGAAGTATGAGAGTAATAAAAAAGAGCATCATGATCATCTAATTTGTACATCTTGTGGAAAGATTATTGAGTTCTTAGATGATGAAATTGAAAAAAGACAAGACAGAATTGCTAAGAAGAACAAGTTTAAAATCACTAGTCACTCTATGCAACTTTATGGTACTTGTCCAGATTGTCAAGAGTAA
- a CDS encoding FeoA family protein produces the protein MYLNELSKNECAKIISISCTDKLKARLNSFGITRNSEVVVIEQTLSKNTIEIKVNNTKIALRKSEARYIEVEKLSCKN, from the coding sequence TTGTATTTAAATGAACTATCTAAAAATGAGTGTGCGAAAATTATTTCTATCTCATGTACAGATAAACTAAAAGCAAGACTTAACTCTTTTGGTATTACAAGAAATTCAGAAGTAGTAGTTATAGAGCAAACCTTATCAAAAAACACAATCGAAATAAAAGTAAATAATACAAAGATTGCCTTACGAAAATCAGAAGCAAGATATATTGAAGTAGAGAAACTATCATGCAAAAACTAA
- the feoB gene encoding ferrous iron transport protein B — protein sequence MQKLIKIALVGQPNVGKSMLINSISNSKLKVGNFSGVTVEKTVVEFEYENYLLEITDLPGSYSLSDYTLEEKVTKNYLQDSDYDIILNVVDSTNLERNLYLTTELLELDKKMVIALNMSDEAKKENITIDEEQLSKILGKPCIKTSAKNKQGVDELIKNLIKKFETKKLESKLIFSDVIEEEISNICKLLKEKNFPSDVPYRDLAVKLLKENKQTFLKFHNEPIWIELQPLVNNSFEHLYIHFHTKNMQDIFDDEKFAFAKGAVKETVTLNEKIEDKSLSDKIDNILINKFVGLPIFLFLMWVLFQLTFELGNIPMDIIDSFFASLIDSTKNALGDNQISSVIADGAIAGVGSVILFLPNIVILFFGIALLETTGYMSRVAFLLDGFFHKFGLHGKSFIPLVTGFGCSVPAYMAARTLKNEKDRLLTLFIIGFMSCGARLPIYVLFTGAFFSKENAGNILFLIYISGALLGLLAAKVLTVTAFKNEDEPFVMEMPKYRMPSFKLIWHTVSNQALMYLKKAGTFILAASILIWFASNYPKHLEYEEMVNTKIEQASSINEIEKLENELALYNLENSYLGKIGKFSQPLFEPLGFDWRMTVALETGLAAKEIVVSTLGILYGLGEDNSEESDTLINKVKANIPFVSAISFIVFVMIYLPCLAASMVFAKEAGGWKYLVYLFVFTTVTAWILSFIAYNVAKVIVS from the coding sequence ATGCAAAAACTAATTAAAATTGCCCTTGTTGGGCAACCAAATGTTGGTAAGTCTATGCTTATCAACTCAATTTCAAACTCAAAATTAAAAGTAGGAAACTTTTCAGGTGTAACTGTTGAGAAAACTGTAGTTGAATTTGAGTATGAAAACTATCTTTTAGAAATTACAGACTTACCTGGTTCTTACTCTTTAAGTGATTATACTCTAGAAGAGAAAGTGACAAAAAATTATTTACAAGATAGTGATTACGATATTATTCTAAATGTTGTTGACTCAACAAACTTAGAGAGAAATCTTTATTTAACAACAGAACTTTTAGAACTTGACAAAAAAATGGTTATTGCTTTAAACATGAGTGATGAAGCAAAAAAAGAGAATATCACTATAGATGAGGAGCAACTAAGTAAAATACTTGGCAAACCTTGTATTAAAACATCTGCAAAAAACAAACAAGGTGTAGATGAGTTAATTAAAAACTTAATAAAAAAATTTGAAACTAAAAAACTTGAATCAAAACTTATTTTTTCTGATGTTATTGAAGAAGAGATTTCAAATATTTGTAAACTATTAAAAGAAAAAAACTTCCCTTCAGATGTACCATATAGAGATTTAGCAGTTAAGCTTTTAAAAGAAAATAAACAAACCTTTCTAAAGTTCCACAATGAGCCAATATGGATAGAGTTACAACCTTTAGTAAATAACTCTTTTGAACATCTATATATTCACTTTCATACTAAAAATATGCAAGATATTTTTGATGATGAAAAGTTTGCTTTTGCAAAAGGTGCAGTAAAAGAGACTGTTACTTTAAATGAAAAAATTGAAGATAAATCTTTAAGTGATAAAATTGATAATATTCTAATCAATAAGTTTGTTGGACTTCCTATTTTCTTATTTTTAATGTGGGTTTTATTTCAATTAACCTTTGAACTTGGAAATATTCCAATGGATATTATTGATTCATTTTTTGCAAGCTTAATTGATAGTACAAAAAATGCTTTAGGGGATAATCAAATCTCCTCAGTAATAGCAGATGGTGCAATTGCAGGAGTTGGTTCTGTAATTTTATTCTTACCAAATATTGTGATTTTATTCTTTGGAATTGCCCTTTTAGAAACAACAGGTTATATGAGTAGAGTTGCTTTCTTACTTGATGGCTTCTTTCATAAATTTGGTTTACATGGAAAATCATTTATTCCTCTTGTTACAGGATTTGGATGTTCAGTTCCAGCTTATATGGCAGCTAGAACTTTAAAAAATGAAAAAGATAGATTATTAACTCTTTTCATCATAGGGTTTATGTCTTGTGGAGCTAGGCTTCCTATTTATGTTCTATTTACTGGAGCATTCTTTTCTAAAGAGAATGCAGGAAATATTCTATTTCTAATCTATATTAGTGGTGCACTTCTAGGTTTATTAGCTGCAAAAGTTTTAACTGTAACTGCATTTAAAAATGAAGATGAACCTTTTGTTATGGAAATGCCAAAATATAGAATGCCTTCATTTAAACTTATATGGCATACAGTTTCAAATCAAGCCTTAATGTACTTAAAAAAAGCAGGTACTTTTATCCTTGCAGCTTCTATTTTAATTTGGTTTGCTTCAAACTATCCTAAGCATTTAGAGTATGAAGAGATGGTTAATACAAAAATAGAACAAGCTTCTAGTATAAATGAAATTGAGAAACTTGAAAATGAGTTAGCTTTATACAATCTTGAAAACTCTTATTTAGGTAAAATTGGTAAGTTTTCTCAACCCTTATTTGAACCACTTGGGTTTGATTGGAGAATGACAGTTGCACTTGAAACAGGACTTGCAGCAAAAGAGATTGTTGTCTCAACTTTAGGTATTTTATATGGTTTAGGTGAAGATAATTCAGAAGAGAGTGATACACTTATAAATAAAGTAAAAGCAAATATTCCTTTTGTTTCGGCAATATCATTTATTGTATTTGTTATGATTTATTTACCTTGCTTAGCTGCTTCAATGGTATTTGCAAAAGAGGCTGGAGGTTGGAAGTATCTGGTTTATCTATTTGTTTTCACAACTGTAACAGCGTGGATACTGTCATTTATAGCTTATAATGTGGCAAAAGTAATAGTTAGTTAA
- a CDS encoding arginyltransferase yields MHILERDVEFVEEQRECSYFDDEISDIRYRYISNCKKEDYQNMLEHGWRRFGKMHFVPECRDCTKCISMRIDVKNYKFSRSEKRVFKKNLDTKVYIQPPSLTLDHLKLYDKYHYHMNKKKNWNYSPIEPAEYDRSYVQGKDDFTKEFLYVRDDKLIGVALVDILSGAISSIYCFYDHDYEDLSIGKFSILAQIKIAKELNVPYIYLGYWIKDHFSMGYKDAYKPFEILTNRATLKEEAIWEEYKS; encoded by the coding sequence ATGCATATTTTAGAACGGGACGTAGAATTTGTAGAAGAGCAACGAGAGTGCTCATATTTTGATGATGAAATATCTGATATAAGATATAGGTACATAAGTAATTGCAAAAAAGAAGACTACCAAAACATGCTAGAACATGGTTGGCGTAGATTTGGTAAAATGCATTTTGTACCTGAATGTAGAGACTGCACAAAATGTATCTCTATGCGTATCGATGTAAAAAACTATAAATTTTCTCGTTCTGAAAAAAGAGTATTTAAAAAGAATCTAGATACAAAAGTTTATATTCAACCCCCATCTCTTACTTTAGACCATTTAAAACTTTATGATAAATATCATTACCACATGAACAAAAAGAAAAACTGGAATTACTCTCCAATTGAACCTGCTGAGTATGACAGGTCTTACGTTCAAGGGAAAGATGATTTTACAAAAGAGTTTTTATATGTAAGGGATGATAAATTAATTGGAGTAGCTTTAGTTGATATTTTATCTGGGGCTATTTCTTCTATTTACTGTTTTTATGACCATGACTACGAAGACCTATCTATAGGGAAGTTTTCAATTCTAGCTCAAATAAAAATAGCAAAAGAGTTAAATGTTCCATATATCTATTTAGGGTATTGGATTAAAGACCATTTTTCAATGGGATATAAAGATGCATATAAGCCTTTTGAAATTTTAACTAATAGAGCAACTCTTAAAGAAGAGGCTATTTGGGAAGAGTACAAATCGTAA
- the trpA gene encoding tryptophan synthase subunit alpha, translating to MKKLVGYITSSVPDNNFSVDLALSMKEAGVDTLELGVPFSDPVADGPVIEKANQIALANNFSLNDLFEVSSKIAPNMDMLWMGYMNPFYNYGLENFLKKADEFGVNGMIIPDLPFEEAQLVKPLFDKYNKANIAFVAPTHHENRIKQVVQNAEKFIYMVAYAGITGSGQSEDLTYIIDTVKKYSDTPLYIGFGVDEKTCKEKAKGVDGVIVGSAFVKHLIDTSLSNSEKIDRITKIAKEIKEKINE from the coding sequence TTGAAAAAATTAGTAGGTTATATTACATCTTCAGTTCCTGATAATAACTTTTCTGTTGACTTAGCTTTGAGTATGAAAGAAGCAGGTGTTGATACATTAGAGTTAGGTGTTCCTTTTTCTGACCCTGTAGCAGATGGTCCAGTTATTGAAAAGGCAAATCAAATTGCATTAGCAAATAATTTTAGTTTAAATGATTTATTTGAAGTTTCTTCAAAAATAGCACCAAATATGGATATGTTATGGATGGGATATATGAATCCTTTTTATAATTATGGATTAGAAAACTTCTTAAAAAAAGCCGATGAATTTGGTGTAAATGGTATGATTATTCCAGATTTACCTTTTGAGGAGGCACAATTAGTTAAACCTTTATTTGATAAATACAATAAAGCAAATATTGCCTTTGTAGCTCCTACTCACCATGAAAATAGAATTAAGCAAGTAGTTCAAAATGCTGAAAAATTTATTTATATGGTTGCTTATGCTGGTATTACGGGAAGTGGTCAAAGTGAAGATTTAACTTACATTATTGATACAGTTAAAAAATACTCAGACACTCCTTTATACATAGGTTTTGGTGTTGATGAAAAAACTTGTAAAGAGAAGGCTAAAGGTGTTGATGGTGTTATTGTTGGAAGTGCTTTTGTAAAACACTTAATTGATACTTCATTGTCAAATAGTGAAAAAATTGATAGAATAACAAAAATCGCAAAAGAAATAAAAGAGAAGATAAACGAATAG
- the panB gene encoding 3-methyl-2-oxobutanoate hydroxymethyltransferase: MSIIKNDFEKMNVTKIKKAKNNKNLTMITAYDALFAKLFEEIADIILVGDSLNMSFAGKPDTLSASLDQMIYHTNAVCAGASKAFVVLDMPFGTYINKDEALTNAVKVYQQTNAAAIKIEGGEDKADIVKHLTSNSIAVMGHIGLMPQYVRSEGGYKVRGKTEEDTQQLIRDAKAIEEAGAFCIVVEGVLSDAAKKITEAVNVPVIGIGAGNVTDGQVLVWSDMLGFFEEFKPKFVRHYLDGATLVKEAVNKYRDDVQTRAFPAKEEEY, encoded by the coding sequence ATGAGTATAATCAAAAACGATTTTGAAAAAATGAATGTAACAAAAATCAAAAAAGCTAAAAATAATAAAAACTTAACAATGATTACTGCATATGATGCACTTTTTGCCAAGCTTTTTGAAGAGATTGCCGATATTATTCTAGTAGGTGATAGCCTAAATATGAGCTTTGCAGGAAAACCAGATACTCTTTCTGCAAGCTTAGATCAAATGATTTATCATACAAATGCTGTTTGTGCTGGAGCATCTAAAGCTTTTGTAGTTTTAGATATGCCATTTGGAACATATATTAATAAAGATGAAGCCTTAACGAATGCTGTAAAAGTATATCAACAAACAAATGCAGCTGCTATAAAAATTGAAGGTGGAGAAGATAAAGCTGATATAGTAAAACATCTTACTTCTAACTCTATTGCAGTTATGGGTCATATTGGTTTAATGCCTCAATATGTAAGAAGTGAAGGTGGATATAAGGTAAGAGGTAAAACAGAAGAAGATACACAACAACTTATCCGTGATGCAAAAGCTATTGAAGAAGCTGGAGCATTTTGTATTGTAGTTGAAGGTGTTTTATCAGATGCAGCTAAAAAAATTACAGAAGCAGTAAATGTTCCAGTTATTGGAATTGGAGCAGGAAATGTAACTGATGGACAAGTATTAGTTTGGTCAGATATGTTAGGTTTCTTTGAAGAGTTTAAACCTAAGTTTGTAAGACACTATTTAGATGGAGCTACTTTAGTGAAAGAAGCTGTTAATAAATATAGAGATGATGTTCAAACAAGAGCATTCCCAGCAAAAGAGGAAGAATATTAG
- the ruvB gene encoding Holliday junction branch migration DNA helicase RuvB, whose product MERVVEVEQVSFEDESTEVNLRPSSWDDYIGQEKIKKNLKVFIEASKKRNEALDHILFYGPPGLGKTTISYLISNEMNTNIKVTAGPMIEKSGDLAAILTNLEEGDILFIDEIHRLSPAVEEILYPAMEDYRLDIIIGSGPAAQTVKIDLPRFTLIGATTRAGMLSNPLRERFGMHFRMQFYTFEELAKIIQKAAFKLDKQCDDDAALEVSKRSRGTPRVALRLLRRVRDFAEVENEDTIKIERCKYALDELGVNDSGFDEMDINLLELLVSNKGKPMGLSTMAAALSEDEGTIEDAIEPYLLANGYIERTARGRVASVKTYELFRLTHPDAQKLNDEGTLF is encoded by the coding sequence GTGGAAAGAGTTGTAGAAGTAGAACAAGTATCCTTTGAAGATGAAAGTACAGAAGTAAATCTTCGTCCTTCATCTTGGGATGATTATATTGGTCAAGAAAAGATAAAAAAGAATTTAAAGGTTTTTATTGAAGCTAGTAAAAAAAGAAATGAAGCCTTAGACCATATTCTTTTTTATGGACCTCCAGGACTTGGTAAAACTACTATTTCATATCTTATTTCAAATGAGATGAATACAAATATCAAAGTTACTGCTGGACCTATGATTGAAAAAAGTGGTGATTTAGCTGCTATTTTAACAAACCTTGAAGAAGGTGATATTTTATTTATTGATGAGATTCACCGTTTAAGTCCTGCTGTTGAAGAGATTTTATATCCTGCAATGGAAGATTATAGACTTGATATTATTATTGGTTCTGGACCAGCAGCACAAACTGTAAAAATCGACCTTCCAAGATTTACTCTAATTGGAGCAACAACAAGAGCTGGTATGCTTTCAAATCCTTTAAGAGAGAGATTTGGGATGCACTTTAGAATGCAGTTTTATACTTTTGAAGAGTTAGCAAAGATTATTCAAAAAGCTGCATTTAAACTTGATAAACAATGTGATGATGATGCAGCATTAGAAGTATCAAAAAGAAGTAGAGGTACTCCACGAGTTGCACTAAGACTTTTAAGACGAGTTAGAGATTTTGCTGAAGTTGAAAATGAAGATACTATCAAAATAGAAAGATGTAAATACGCTTTAGATGAACTAGGAGTAAATGATTCTGGTTTTGATGAGATGGATATAAACTTACTTGAACTTCTTGTTTCAAATAAAGGTAAACCTATGGGACTTTCTACTATGGCAGCTGCTCTTAGTGAAGATGAAGGAACAATAGAAGATGCTATTGAGCCATACTTATTAGCAAATGGTTATATAGAAAGAACTGCAAGGGGAAGAGTTGCAAGTGTTAAAACATATGAGCTATTTAGATTAACTCACCCAGATGCACAAAAATTAAATGATGAAGGAACACTGTTTTGA
- a CDS encoding AI-2E family transporter, giving the protein MKPQYFLIALTIVTLFFMLELFSAFLKPMIVALLLAVATNSLNIYFKRHIPNQFVSSMLMTIFLTFIFFVPVLYCIFSFATMINKIDQKALIEMYNALEHWVKNMPNDLLFIKEQLNKILDKVDIPELIQKLISIGAFLGKNSAKFIIDMIMILVFYFFFNFYSTSLSHYFKEALPLKKEDSNALFYESSNVMSVVLYSILATAVLEGFLFGIFVSFFGYDGILLGVLYGFASLVPVVGGLIMWLPVAIYEIFTGSTTNALAIAGYSIIVISIVADTFIKPVIIKYINQKVVKTPSEVNELLIFFAIVAGLSTFGFWGMIIGPAMVTFFISLIQLLNKFSDDYYSIKKSIKNNE; this is encoded by the coding sequence TTGAAACCACAGTACTTCTTAATAGCTTTAACAATAGTTACTCTATTTTTTATGTTGGAGCTATTTAGTGCATTTTTAAAACCTATGATTGTTGCCCTACTTTTAGCTGTTGCAACAAACTCACTAAATATATATTTTAAAAGACATATTCCAAATCAGTTTGTTTCATCGATGCTTATGACAATATTTTTAACTTTTATTTTCTTTGTTCCAGTTTTATATTGTATCTTCTCATTTGCGACAATGATAAATAAAATCGACCAAAAAGCATTAATTGAAATGTACAATGCCTTGGAACATTGGGTTAAAAATATGCCTAATGACTTACTATTTATAAAAGAGCAATTAAATAAAATCCTTGATAAAGTAGATATTCCAGAGCTTATTCAAAAGCTTATTTCTATAGGTGCTTTTTTAGGTAAAAACTCTGCAAAATTTATTATTGATATGATAATGATTTTAGTATTTTACTTTTTCTTTAACTTTTATAGTACTAGTCTTTCTCACTATTTTAAAGAAGCACTTCCTCTTAAAAAAGAGGATTCAAATGCTCTATTTTATGAATCATCAAATGTTATGAGTGTAGTTTTATACTCTATTCTAGCAACAGCTGTACTTGAAGGTTTCTTATTTGGTATCTTTGTTTCTTTCTTTGGATATGATGGGATTTTATTAGGGGTTTTATATGGTTTTGCCTCTTTAGTTCCTGTTGTTGGAGGACTAATTATGTGGCTTCCTGTAGCTATTTATGAAATCTTTACTGGAAGTACTACAAATGCCTTAGCAATTGCTGGTTACTCAATTATCGTTATCTCTATTGTTGCAGATACTTTTATTAAGCCAGTAATTATAAAATATATCAATCAAAAAGTAGTAAAAACTCCAAGTGAAGTAAATGAATTACTTATTTTCTTTGCAATTGTTGCAGGACTTTCTACCTTTGGTTTTTGGGGAATGATTATAGGTCCAGCGATGGTTACATTCTTTATCTCACTAATTCAACTTCTAAATAAGTTTAGTGATGATTATTATAGTATTAAAAAGAGTATAAAGAACAACGAATAG
- a CDS encoding ferredoxin-thioredoxin reductase catalytic domain-containing protein, whose protein sequence is MIKKIDIQSDEFQTQLELTKQFTDKVCEEHGFFYNPEEDVNESIQLGLTRNKMIYGQRFCPCFMVVGETPSQREKEDNRLCPCTPALTKEIPEKGHCHCGIFCTKEHVDSLIQKDEVEQEVEHSQGLSKEDCENLLKKEQVSAAEVEALLEARELKLVNFLLVDTREWMEWVGARIKGTDFLVPTTSFYQALEQVEGKKDTPIVVYCHSGSRSAYCQKIMLDMGFKSVANLDYGIVTFRGELLSGE, encoded by the coding sequence ATGATTAAAAAAATTGATATCCAAAGTGATGAGTTTCAAACGCAATTAGAGTTAACAAAACAGTTTACTGATAAGGTATGTGAAGAGCATGGTTTTTTCTATAATCCAGAAGAAGATGTAAATGAGTCAATTCAACTTGGACTTACTAGAAATAAGATGATTTATGGACAAAGATTTTGTCCCTGTTTTATGGTAGTTGGTGAAACACCATCTCAAAGAGAAAAAGAGGACAATAGATTATGTCCCTGTACACCAGCCCTTACAAAAGAAATTCCTGAAAAAGGTCACTGTCACTGTGGAATATTCTGTACAAAAGAGCATGTTGATTCTTTAATTCAAAAGGATGAAGTAGAGCAAGAAGTTGAACACTCTCAAGGTCTTTCAAAAGAAGATTGTGAAAATCTTTTAAAGAAAGAGCAAGTTTCAGCAGCTGAAGTAGAAGCTTTATTAGAAGCTAGAGAACTAAAGCTTGTAAACTTTTTATTAGTAGATACAAGAGAGTGGATGGAATGGGTTGGTGCAAGAATAAAAGGAACAGACTTTCTAGTTCCTACAACTTCATTTTATCAAGCTTTAGAACAAGTTGAAGGTAAAAAAGATACACCTATAGTAGTTTATTGTCATAGTGGAAGTAGAAGTGCTTATTGCCAAAAGATTATGCTTGATATGGGCTTTAAATCAGTTGCAAATTTAGATTATGGAATAGTGACTTTCAGAGGTGAACTTTTATCAGGTGAATAG